TCCATTTGTTAAAGTTTGAAACTTACAGCCCATTCCACATTTACAGGAGCACCCCAGCCTATCAAAGAGTGAAAAAAAGAGATTATGCGGATTGATGGACTGCAAGAAGCTGTCCCAagatgcgtgcatgcatgctgtcCAGAATGAGCGCCTTCCCCTGCGTGTGGTTGTGCAAGTTCTCTTCTTTGAGCAAGTCCGAGCATCGGCTGCTTCTGCAAGGGGCGGCTCTGCAGCTGAGCTTTCATCTGCTGTTCAGTCACTTCTTCCCAGAGAGAATGGCAACTCCTATGGCAGCTCCAGGTCAGCTGCCACAACGACAACCGATGAGGAAGGTAGTGGAATCCCAACATCGAGTGACATCAACTCTTTCAGGTCGATGAGGCTTGCCAACAACTGCGGTGGCAGTGATAGCAGTCTCAGCAGCGACATCAACAAGAATGGCGAAGACAAGAGCACCGCTGGTAAGGCGAAGGCAATGTTGATGCCAAAGAAGATACTAAGCAAGCTCTGGTCCGGGAAGACAAACGTTGGCGAGAACAGCAGCTCAGACACATCGGAGAGCCCCGGTTCAGCCAATCCAGAGGAGTTGAAATCGACACCGTCACGGAACATGAGGCGTTCAATGCCCTAGTGGCCGGTGTTAACagtttctttttgttcttgcTTTGATTTTCCTTTACACATGAGAGTAGTTATCCTAGAATGTGGAATACTACTTACTGACTTGTCCGATCGCCAATGATGTTTTTTGTAGCACTTGTGCTAGTAGTTATTTCCGTAGCCCGTAGAGGCTCAGTCATTGGTGTTGAGGAACACGTTTCATGAGATAAACCTGTAATTGTTTTGGTTGCAATATATATAAAGGAAGCCTCTTCTGGAGGTGCAGTAAAAAGGAAGATCAGAGCTTGATCACTCATGTCAAAATGTTTCATATCTCAGGTACACTAGCAGGAGCAGATGGATAGCACTTGAATTTTTGTAAGTTGGTTACTTTTCTTAACCTGAAGATACAAATCTAACCATTCACATCACCTACCCCTCTTTTTACATGATTCACCCACAGGATGAAGGAATTATTCAAAGACAGATACAATAAATTTAAAGTTCAGTAAAATACAAAAGCAACaattttctttgaaaaaaaaacaaatacggttttgctattgaaaaGTTGACTGATTTGTTAGAGAGCAGTTGACGTGGAAGAGTAAGGATGAccctcagatcttaatccaacggttctAATTCATCAACTTcgatttaagacattttttttaaaaatcacGCAACTGAGAAATACCACGCCCAAACAAATGTACATATCCAAGGTAGACTAAATGTACACCTTTGTATGACCTGCACATCACATGTGAATGCAAATTTATGCTCATATCTACTGTACAATTTGGTGAATAAAAATTCAGGAAACGAAGAATTAACACTGGTACCATGAAATTTGCACGGGCTCAATTACTCGTCCGAGCATACAATTCGTCGACGCTGTGACCCAGCTGGGCCTTGCCTTGTGCCAGGCCGGAAATGAATGCAGAGCCCACGAAGTCACGAGCCCCCCTCGAGAAAAAGGAATATCAAGTCCCAAGTCTGCCCACGACACGTACTGTGGTCAAACCGAATCCAGTTCTTGTGCGGCTCGCGTGGTCCATTTGCCACGGACACGCCTCTGCGGCGCAGTCAGGCGGGGATGTGATTGATCGATGTATCATCGCCTACCTGACGGGCCTGGAAACCTCCCATATATAAATCCCATTTTCCATTGCCCGACGGCGCACGTCACGCCGCATTTGCTTGACCACCACCAACAAGAACCACACCACGCACAGGCAGGACAGGCCCACTACTCCAAACCAGCTATAAAGGCATCTGAATTAACAAAATCCTCCACTTGTACCAGTATCACAGAAGAAATAGCCCGGCCGAAAGGAAAAGCTCCATCTCTTTGTATATCTAGCTAGTTGTACCTTGGCCAGATACGTGAGAAGAATGTACGAATGAATCAGGTCGAAGGGCCAGGCATACTCGCTGGAGCCGGGGTTGGTTTTGCCGGGGATGTTGGAGGACCAAGAAAAGACGCCTTGGATGCCGGAGCGACCTCGGCCCTTGGCGGCAACCAAAGGACAGGGCCAAACAAAACGAGTTCACGACGGCCACCCGCCCCCGGCCGTAGCTTTCGCTCGACCCTCTCTTTCTGCTTTGCCTCCCCCCTGTAGTCTCTAGCTTGTTCCTATCCACACACAAcccttcttccttggcttaaATTAATCAAGAACCCGCATTGAACTCCGCTGCTGCTAGGATTCTCTCTGCCTCCGCTGAGACATGTGTTTCAGTGGAAGCCTCCATCCCATTCATGCATGTGATCGACGCATAACATATGCATCAACGCTCGTTCTCTATCTGTTACACACGTTTTATTCGTTCCTTAAATGCAACGATAAGTAAAAGTGGACGGAGAACACATGCTGCTAACATGTTAATGTTAAAGAGGGGGGAGAACACAAGATCTACCAATCACATGGAAAATTGCAGCAATGAGTTCATAATCAAAACTATTTCCCTGCCATTTATTTTTAGTTGTTTTGCAATAAAGTAATAACCAACTCCACTGGTATTCAAGACAGCAATGGTGGAGTGTAAACAAAGGGTTTCTCAAGCTCAATTAGCAGAGTACCGCAATTAATTACTGATACCGCAGGAGGCCACCAGACTCCATATTGAACTGCATGCGCTAGTCATCTGAACCAAAAGTCCGAACTGATGAAAAGAGGCTAGACAATTAATCTTCTTTGGCTATTTTGACGTTTATTTTGGGGAGCCGCAAATATTTGTTTAAAATACTGCGTTGGTCAGAAGTCGAACTTAAGAGCTcctgctctgataccatattGAACTGCACGTGCTAACCATTTGAACCAAAAGCCCGAGCTTATGAAAAGAGGTTAGACAATTTACTCCAGATCTTAACTGCGAGACAGAGACAAGAACAAGGGAACGAAGATGGCAAGCAGGCATCGATCAAGAAGCAAGACAGCAAGTAAAAGGCACTGTTGTGTGCGCGCGTAGAGGATCCCGGGGAAGCGAGACTGTTGCGGAACAGAGGCTATTGCGGCAACACGGAAGCGCCAACCGCCCATGTCATTGGAACCCCAGTACCAACCAAATACTCCTGCGGCCCCCATCCCCAGCCACTTGGGAGTCCCCACTGCCCCCGCCCGGACACATCATCGCTGCATCACCCCTCCCGTACCTCTGCCTGCATATAAGCGCCTCGCCCGCTCCAGCtctccagctagctagccagcccCCTCTCTGCCGCATATCCACCGACGACCTCCAGCCCCAGCACGTACTACTGCCAATCTCCGTCCCCAGCACCTACACACATCATAGGGATCGATTGAGCCGGCTGGCCGGGCGTTTTGGGTTGAAATCGACCGAGATGAGCTGCAACGGGTGCCGGGTGCTGCGAAAGGGGTGCAGCGACGCGTGCGTGCTGCGGCCGAGCATCGAGTGGATCGACGGCGCGCAGCCGCAGGCCAACGCCACCGTCTTCGTCGCCAAGTTCTTCGGCCGCGCCGGCCtcgtcgcctccctcgccgccgtcccgctGCACCACCGCCCAGGTGCATACATATCTTACTTTAATTAAGCATCCGCAATTCCATTCCTTCACGCGTGGCAGGTAAGCTGTCAGTTACAGATTTTATTAGAATGTCAAAAACGCAAGGCAGCTCTTCAAGCTCTGCAAGGGACGGCCGGCCTAGCTTTGTTGATCACAGTACAGTGATCGTCAGCAGTTATCTTATcttgtgctagctagctttacCAAGGTGGCCACTGGCCAGTAGTAAtatactacggagtacaagCGTCAGGGCGCCACCTGTACGAAAGGTTAAAAATTTGCTAACATTGGTTTCGTCTAGACGAACAATGTTACCGGCCTGATGACACGAGACCTGACCGTTCCACGTCGGCCACTACAAACGGGAGTATTTTCAAATATTCTTTTGGACGGTACGCGGCCTTCCGACGCACCCATGGGACAAAcaacagagagagaggaatCTTCCGCCCATGCCCAATTGCACCTTGCCAAACACACCCTTTTGTTTAACTAAACTTAATTAGTACTAAGAGATATGCTAATTAATCATGACGACAACTGCCTTCCGACCTTTGTTACAGAGGTCAATTAATATCTTTAGTTTGGCCCCTCCGATGTTGAACAAGTAACCCATATTCGTGCTTGCCCCCATGCATTCCCACTGTGCCTAGTATTCGAAGATCATTTAATTTGGGCTATTATTCTCTAGAAACTTCTATAGATTATTAACCCAATCTTAATTACTAGTCCATCTTGAAAGTTGAAACTAAATAACTAACGTGTTTACGATGGGTTATAATATCTGCAGCGTTGTTCCGGTCGCTGCTGTACGAGGCGTGTGGGCGGACGATCAACCCGGTGAGCGGCGGCATCGGGCTCATGTGGACGGGCAACTGGGACCTCTGCCaggcggccgccgacgccgtccTGCGCGGCGACTCCCTGAGCGCGCTCTCCGCGGTGCCGGCCGCATTTACCGACCGCGACATGGCCGGCCTCTACGGCTgcgccaacaacaacaacaacaacaccggcagctcctcctcgctcctccACCACGCTTCATCCTCGCCCGAGAACTCATCCTCCTCCAAGCCCTCCAGGAAGCGGATCAAGCCCAGCTTTGGCGGAGCACAGCAGATGAAGCCGCCGCGGGCGCTGATGCAGGCCTGCGAGCTGGACCTGTGCCTGACGCCCGTGTCGCCGAtgggcggcgggaggcggcagcagggtgcaggcggcggcgcgtcggaCGAGTACTCGACGACGACGTGCGACGAAGCCAGCGGCGACGCCGAGGCtggggcgccggcgctgctcAACCTCTTCAACTGATCTGATTGTGTAGGGGCGCCGATTGTGTAAGGTGTAATTGTACACGACGTCTCCAGAGGCAGGGTTTAAGGGTCATCTGGGGGTGGAGGTTAATTAGCTGCGTGAAGTTAATGAGGCTCTTTGGGACGTTTAACCTGGTTTTGAAGTAATTAATCCGTGCTAAATGTTCGGTTTCGGTGAATCAATTGACAAGTTGGTTTTGTAGAGCAAAATATGGTGGTGATCGCAGTGAGTGACACAAAGATCCCGCAATTCATTTAAGATGAATAGATTGGTCCGGTTTATGAGAAAAATTAGGCCGAAAACCATGCAAGAAAGGATCAACCTGCATAGCTCAACTAGGTCCAAAGCCCGACACACCCACAACATAAAACTGTCCCGTCATCCACATAACACAAGAACAGTAACGGTAGTACAACAAACACATCTTTGGGGCTGCTGCCCCGGCATCCAACCGCCCAAAAGCGCCCCGCGCAAACCACCTTCACCCCCTTCCAGGGCCGCCGTCTTGACATCCACCGCTCGCACAGGAGCTGCAATGCCGCACAAGAGGGGCTCTCCGTAGCCCTAGCCGTGCAAAAGCAACCGCTCGCAGACCTCGGCCGTCGCACCAAACCCGGGGCCGCCACCCCGACATCCAAGACAACCAATTCCCAAGGAGATCGCATTGACCGGGCCGACAATCTCACTGACCCAACAGCACAAGATCCACACCCTCGCCGTGGCAAACCGCAGCCCCACACCATAGAGCTACAGAAGCAACGGTTTccggggccgccgccccgaCATACACTGTAACCAAACCCGAGGCTGCTGCCCCGACGTCCGCCATCCACGACGACCAAGCAAAACCACATAGCATCCTGAAGCTCATACATGTCAACGATCTTGGCCTGCAAGGAGGAAGCGACGTaaccgccgccatcgcccgcTTCGGACAAACCGGAGCTTGGGTTTTCACCCGGAAAGCCAAAAACCCGCTTTTGGAAGGGAAGAAATCTACGAcgacgcctccaaggagggatCCGACGCCAaagagcgccgccgccgtcggctcTGAGCACATCGGAGCAAGTCTTTCGCCTAGCACAGCCCATCCACCAAAAGGAACAACCAAGTAGGCTGCTGCCGACCAGGGCACAAGACCCAGCACGCCACGCAAAAATTGCatttgtcatcaccaccaccacgcccAGCAACCACTGCGGCACCCCAGCCACGATGCAAGTCAGGCCTGGCGCCCTGAACGGCCGCCGGGTCCCCTGTCACGaccctgccgcgccgccgtcccagATCTACGGCACACCGTCACCACCGTAGATTAGCAGCCGGGGCTCCACCAGGACCAGAGTCCACGTCGACCCACCACCTCGAGCTCCCCgtgaggcagcagcagcagctcaccGAGGTGCTGCCACCGTCAGATCCGAGCGCAGGCTCAAGACCGACGGCCGCCCGTCCACGGCGCCGCTCCCTGCACGAATCCTCGCCGAGAGCCCAAGCCAACGCCGCCATCTTGCCGTCAAGTGCAAGCGTGCATCTATGGTGATGCCATTTGACGGTTCTTCCCTTCCAATGACATATTTAGAAATTAGAACACGTTTTTTCTTTCGTGCACTTTTCATCATTATAAGTAGAAAAATAACCGACCAGTTTATAGTAAGAAAAGCTAGCCAAAAACTATGCATCCACGACACACATAAACCAACCCTTTGGCACAACTTTCAAACTGCTTCATCTCGCATATcggccaaggccggcgagccAACATTCAGGACGAAGGCAGCCTACGTGGCCAAGTCACGGGCAAAACCGACCTGATTGGCGGCAATAATGCTTCAAGCAGGACGAAGGGCCAAGATTATCAATTTTATACTTAAGTGCCAATTGGAGAcgaaaatatacttttctctaCAAAATATAATATAAAAAAAGATACAGCTAAACATATCAATACGGATCTAGTTTCAAAGATCAGTTTCAAAGATCTTGTCACGACAAACACAACAGTTATACTAAGGTACCTAAACAAATTTTTATTGCATACGACGGCATGgccttttttttgtaaaagatATCATGGCCTTACTACCAAATACTTACCTCCCAATGCACTAAAACAGCTGTGTGGCAAGTGgcaacaacagaaaataaaaacaatacCGGTTAACAAGAACAGACGCAACAGTACTTTTTATGCTTTCAAGGCCTTTGTCACACCGGAAGACTATGTCTACATAACCTATCAATCCTATTATGGAACCCATTTTCCTTACTAGGGTGCGACAACAATTAGTATGCCAAAATATAGTACGATTTCATGAAGACAGTAATATGAGACCATTCTTCTAACTGCATCAAACTAATTGGCATCCAACCTTAACAGCTTATTTTCTTGCATAAAGATCAAATCAGGCAGCACAACATGACTGATACAGAACAAAGACAATGTCGTGGCCATAGCTTCTTGCTTACTGCATCAGTTAGAAAATGGTCTTTTGCGCCTCTGAACATCAAACTCTACATCAATGAGGTCAGTTATACCAGCTTTGATCTTCTGTCCCACTCGGACGGGACCTACACCATCAGGAGGAGTACCTGCAGAGGATTGCATGAATGAAGCACAAACTTACCTCCCAATGCACTAAAACAGCTGTGTGGCAAGTGgcaacaacagaaaataaaacaatacCGGTTAATATCACATCGCCCTCCATTAATGTCATGAAGGAACTGATATAACTGATTAGGGAAGGAATCTTGAATATCATATCACTTGTGAGTCCCTTCTGCCTAAGTTCATCATCTACCTGGATATTGTTCCTCAATGCTTGTTAGTGGTATGCCATTAATTCAGGCTGCAACAAATAAGACTCGGTATATATTTGCATAAATTACCTTCAGCCAGAGTTCTAGATCATAGGGATCAGGGACAGCTGATTTCGGAACCTATTTACAGAGAAACCGTCATCGATGGTAGTGAAAATCGTTGATCATGACAATGGAATTAAATATAACATGTTCAGGCATAGGAATTGTTAAGTATATGATATCTCCTCttatcagatcggtcttttagGCTAGATGGTTGGTTGCTATATCTTAACAGGGATGACACAGTCAACATTCAAAGGTCAGCATGAAAGCCATAAGCCCACAACAAACGGAGGAAACAATTCGTTACCACTACCTATATTTTTTCATCCCCCAACTTATTTCCATATTCCTGACTTTTCAAATTCCATGCATTTTCATCGAGAATGAAAATGAAGTAGATAtcaagaaacaaatatttacagatcaaacaaaaaatgatcCGATCTCAGCGTAAGAGAAATCATGGCTTACCACTGCACTAATTGGAGTAAAGGTGTCCTGTACTTTACCCAAAGTCCAAGGAAGACCTGCACGCTACAAATTTTCATTGGTTATAAGTACCAGAAAGTTctagaagaaaaatattttacaTTACAGAACTGTGCTTTTACTTATAAGGTCATGCTGATCAGTAGTTACTACAAGTTTCGCACAAAGCTAGTACCAAAATCAGTATGCCATACTTATCAGATAAGAAATTGTAGGAAGTAACAATGTGCCAAAACAAGAAGTACCTGGTTTGGTATATTCACGTGATTGTAGAAACGATGAAACATTTTAGGATCGATACAACATCATGTTTGTTGGTGAATTTCTTTACGCTGGTCAAATGTTCATATCCATATTTTTCAACTACTATTCGACCTGGTAACTAGGAGTCTAGGAGAAACTTCTGAGAGCACAATGACagttttttttgctaattttaGTTTTGGAAGTTGAATGTCCTATCCACATTTTTGAGTTTAAACAATCACCATTAATGGCGTATGGCATGTAGCAACAATAAAGAACAGGTCAAGATCTAGAACAACTGAACAAGACCAAAGAAATCTACAACTGCTAATGCAAACCTTAGCAGTGGATTGGAGATCATCTGATGACATGTCCAAAGCAAGCGCATAACCTGGGAAATGAGACGATGTAAGCAGTTAGAATAAAGTTTATTATGTCCcagctggaaaaaaaaatgaaaggcTTCACATTGACTCATCTAGTTGATGCCTGCAACGTTAACAGAACACACATATAATAACCCCAAAAGAAGTTGTTTTCCTTGGGAGTACTAGAAGAAATAGGGAAACCTGCCAAACAAGACCAGAAATAGCTAAATACTAAACGCTCATCAACACAGATAGTCAAACATTGAAAGCTTTTCACTGAAGTTCCACTCTaataaaaaacacatattccAAATAGATGTGAATTCAGGCCATTCGCCACAACGAGTCTCCTATAAAGATGTCAATAGGTGGCGGCAGTCCGTTGACCTCCTCCCCTCTTAATCGGAGCCATTAGATCTGTTGAAAAAGGCTGAGATGGTAGTCTATTTTGCTATTAAAGTTGGAATAAAATTACCCACACGTGCCACTAATATAAAATAGTGAATTATGCGCATGTCAGATAGGCTAAGCTTGGATCACCATTCACCAGTATCTCTCTCTGATGGGTTGTCTAATTAGTTTTATCAAAGAAACATATTACACTGCATGTTAGTTAGTCTAATTTGTTTCATTCGTAGCAAATCACATATTTTAGATATTGTTGAGAAGAGAACACATCCAACACCCAACAACAAGACAATAAAATGTCATTTAGTTCAGCACAACAGGCATTTAAGATTGAACAATAATGATAACCAAGAACTTGTTTATTGTAGAATCcctatttgcattttttttcctggagGCTTGTTAAATATCAAAAGATTAATACCTAATCGGAATTGCTAACAGATATTGCTCTTATTTTGTCAAACTGATGCCCACATCTTGCCGAATCAAAATTCTCACGGTTTGTTTCTATATCCTAGTAGGTTTTGCAggaatttttttaacaaacATACATTGCTCTTATTTTGTAAAACTAATGCCCAAATCATTTGCAATTGCTGAATCAAAGTTCTCCCGGTTTGTTTTTATATCCTAGTAGGTTTTGCAGGACAATGAGTAAAAAACTTTGCAATTGCACTAGTTTACCTCCACGGACACGAACGCAAATCTCTCGTGTCGCACAATTCTTCAGATTACTTGTTGCAATAAAATTCTTAAGAGCAGTACCAGTAAGCGCAGGGAAAAAATCTCACTGATCTCAGAACTCTGGCTCTTAATTACCTCCGACGAAATCCATGGCGGAGGCCTCGGGGACGTCGCGCGCGCGCCGGGAGATGACGACGGCGAGCTCGACCTCGTGGTGCAGCGACTCGAGCGGCTCGGGCACCTCAATGGCGCCGGCGTTCGGGCCCGCGTGGAGGAATGACGACGTCGGCTTCAGGAACAGCACCGGTTCCTGCAATCAGAGGAATAGGGCCGCGGCCGGCACCGAATCAGAGACCGCGTACGAAGAAGGGTGCCAAGTGTCTTGCCCTCTTGGGATCGGAGGGGGTCGTAGGGGCATGGACCTTGAGGACAGGGTTGGCGAGATCCTTGGCGTGGGCTACGTAGTTGCGCCCAGCTCCGACGATCTTCGTGCTAGCAGCGAGGAgcctctgcgccgccgccgccgccgccatggccggcgggaGAGCTGCGACTCCGTAGTTGAGTGGGCGTGCAGGTGCAGGTGGTGCGGTGGGTGAGTGGTGACCGGAAAGAGCAAACAGAGGACGAAaggttttctgtttttcccaGCGAGCTATAGACCTGCCAGGCGGCTGTTTGGACTGATAGATATGACAAGGCTTTAAGGCCCAGACTACAGAGCTACTGGGCCATTACCTTTCTTTGCGACAGAGGACTAAAGGCACATATTGGCCCAATCTGTAGCAGTGTAAGCTAGCACTACAAAATTGATTATGCTAAATCCcctcaaattttttttttgattatgctaaaaaaaacaacgAAAAATTGAATAGTACAATTAAcatgtatttttccttttttcatgGAAAACGCAAAACTTCTGTCTCGTTCAAAATAACCATtgttccaagttccaactATAAGCATGCATAGTTGAAACTTGGAACAATGAttattttttcctattttttccctgaaaaaaaaaactataagCATGCATGCGCTGCTTCGAAATATCGGACAATTGTGGCTCACAGAGTTGATCGTACTGGGTGCTACGTATCCAGGAATTAACAGGACGTTCGTATAAACTTAGTGGAGGTGCACGTTGCACATGATCTCGGTGTACATGCGGTGCATGTATGTGTTAGTCAACCAAACGTGCAACAGAGGACGGGAGCTGCCTGCGAATCGGAAGCCGGAGCTGGCAAAAAGACCAAACAAAATACAGTTGACTTTGACTACTGGGATGCATGTACACCATACATTCATGCACCGACATGTATGACGACGACACCACACGTACGAGGGGCGTGGTATACGATCACTACGACTCGATCGGGCTATATAAATAGACTGCAGCTTATGGGGTAGCTCATCAAGATCAGAGCTAGGCTCAGAGCATCACGAGTTCACGACACTATATTTACAGGCACGCAAAGCAAAACTCCTGCACGTACACGACAGAAGGGAATAATCGAAATGGCTGCTGCTTCTGTCCCGTCCTCGAGGAGTCTGGCCACCACCTGCCTCCTGGCCCTGCTCCTCACCGGCTggatggccgtcgccgacgcgCGCCGTCTCCTCGACACGCACACGGCGATGCCGATGCCACCGGCGGCGTCCCCGGggctcgcgccggcgccggaatCGGGCGCCGATTACTACGGCGGCAGGATGCTTTTCGAAGGCCGTGGGCTGCTCGCCGGTGGCTTCCGTCTCGCGGGAAGGTTGCTTCTTGGAGTCGGATTCTGAGGGCAAAAAATGCTTATTCTGAATGCATCCACAGCGCGCGACGATTCGGTTGCCCGGCCTATTTTGCCTTGTTTGTTGCATTGACCAATGGATGTGGTTTTCGATCTACTTTCATATTGCattatttcattttgaaatttttgaattCGTTTTCCTTTTGGGGAGCAATTGCGTGGATGTTCACGCGAACAAATCGATCTTGTTGAAGAGTTTGTTGCTGTGTCACCGTGTCTATGTAAGCATGTATTGGCTATtccgtattttttttctttgagatacatttaatttaattggtcagtactacctccgttccacaattcttgtctcaaatttgtccaaaaatgaatgtctgtattcctaaaaagcgtataaatacatgtaatatttcgacaagaattatggaacggatgaTGTAAGTTGCTATCTTTTTAATATAAATATCATTGAACCACGACTGTCACGgccttaatatttttttttgcgaaaggCCCACCAATTTATTAATAATCATCAGTAGCAGTACAAAGAAGTctaaaagtaataaaaattacaagtaGGTTTTTGGAACAGGGGCGGAGCTATTGTACTGGTGTCAGCTGACACCGATGGCCTGGTGTAATCCCTTTGTAAATTAGCAAAGTGTCTTATTAAATTGTAATAAATGACATCCGTCCACCAAAGATGACACCAGTAGTTTTACGTGCTAGCTCCACCCTTACTTGGACCACCTAGCGATGCCAACAAGCACTAGAACGAGCCGAAGGCGGGCCACCGTCCTTACCTGAggcgacccagacccgtaaggatccggacctctgtgtaatctgtgctagtccctggatcaaatgctagcacacatagtttcattgatgaaata
This is a stretch of genomic DNA from Brachypodium distachyon strain Bd21 chromosome 1, Brachypodium_distachyon_v3.0, whole genome shotgun sequence. It encodes these proteins:
- the LOC100832110 gene encoding LOB domain-containing protein 37 gives rise to the protein MSCNGCRVLRKGCSDACVLRPSIEWIDGAQPQANATVFVAKFFGRAGLVASLAAVPLHHRPALFRSLLYEACGRTINPVSGGIGLMWTGNWDLCQAAADAVLRGDSLSALSAVPAAFTDRDMAGLYGCANNNNNNTGSSSSLLHHASSSPENSSSSKPSRKRIKPSFGGAQQMKPPRALMQACELDLCLTPVSPMGGGRRQQGAGGGASDEYSTTTCDEASGDAEAGAPALLNLFN
- the LOC100832416 gene encoding probable acylpyruvase FAHD2, mitochondrial is translated as MAAAAAAQRLLAASTKIVGAGRNYVAHAKDLANPVLKEPVLFLKPTSSFLHAGPNAGAIEVPEPLESLHHEVELAVVISRRARDVPEASAMDFVGGYALALDMSSDDLQSTAKRAGLPWTLGKVQDTFTPISAVVPKSAVPDPYDLELWLKVDDELRQKGLTSDMIFKIPSLISYISSFMTLMEGDVILTGTPPDGVGPVRVGQKIKAGITDLIDVEFDVQRRKRPFSN